A region of Allocoleopsis franciscana PCC 7113 DNA encodes the following proteins:
- a CDS encoding glycosyltransferase family 4 protein, with protein MKLVVSVFGRFHAFNLAQQLQQRGCLHKLISTYPEFEIKKYGIEPTFVDSIWHVEFLSRAWQKLPSCIKGDRNLQLWFLENFDRSVVRCLSPGFDVFVGWSGACFWSLHHAKQMGARTVIERGSSHMEYQTQILQEEYERWGMNFTATHPGVYEREVQSYAEADRIAIPSLFVKRTFLERGIPESKLIHVPYGTSLAEFYPVQKVDKTFRVIHCGSITLRKGVQYLLQAFYELNLPDAELWLVGSLDPEVEPFLAKYQSDRIILKGKQPQNQLRYFYSQCSVFCLASIEEGLAMVQLQAMACGLPIIHTTNTGGEDIVRNGVDGFCVPIRDVEALKEKILFFYKNPDRQAEMGNNALEQARKSLSWDDYGQKIVNAYSTIVEQGCT; from the coding sequence GTGAAACTTGTTGTCTCCGTATTTGGGCGTTTTCATGCCTTTAACTTAGCCCAACAATTACAACAAAGAGGTTGTTTACACAAGCTAATCTCTACATATCCGGAGTTTGAAATTAAAAAGTATGGGATTGAGCCTACTTTTGTCGATTCTATATGGCATGTAGAATTTCTCTCTCGTGCTTGGCAGAAACTACCTAGTTGCATCAAAGGCGATCGCAACCTGCAACTGTGGTTTTTAGAGAATTTTGATCGATCAGTTGTACGTTGCTTATCGCCTGGATTTGATGTGTTTGTGGGATGGTCGGGTGCTTGCTTCTGGTCGCTGCATCACGCCAAACAAATGGGGGCGAGGACGGTGATTGAACGCGGTAGCAGTCACATGGAGTACCAAACCCAGATTCTGCAAGAAGAGTACGAACGCTGGGGAATGAATTTTACAGCGACTCATCCTGGCGTGTATGAGAGAGAAGTGCAATCTTATGCTGAAGCCGATCGCATTGCTATTCCTAGCCTATTCGTTAAGCGTACCTTTTTAGAAAGGGGCATACCAGAAAGCAAGCTGATTCATGTTCCTTATGGAACGTCTCTGGCAGAATTCTATCCAGTCCAAAAGGTAGATAAGACTTTTCGGGTGATCCACTGTGGTAGTATCACGCTGCGAAAAGGCGTGCAGTATTTGTTGCAAGCTTTTTATGAGTTGAACTTGCCTGATGCTGAGTTGTGGTTAGTGGGTTCGCTCGATCCAGAAGTAGAGCCTTTTTTAGCGAAGTATCAGAGCGATCGCATTATTCTCAAAGGTAAACAACCTCAAAATCAATTGCGATATTTCTATTCTCAATGTTCTGTATTTTGTTTGGCATCTATTGAAGAAGGTTTGGCAATGGTACAGCTTCAAGCAATGGCTTGTGGTTTACCCATTATCCATACGACTAATACAGGCGGTGAAGATATCGTCCGAAATGGTGTAGATGGTTTTTGCGTACCAATTCGAGATGTGGAAGCACTCAAAGAGAAGATTCTCTTTTTCTACAAAAATCCGGATCGGCAGGCTGAAATGGGAAATAATGCATTAGAGCAAGCTCGGAAATCTCTGTCTTGGGATGACTACGGACAAAAGATAGTCAATGCTTACTCAACGATTGTAGAGCAAGGGTGTACTTGA